A stretch of Spodoptera frugiperda isolate SF20-4 chromosome 6, AGI-APGP_CSIRO_Sfru_2.0, whole genome shotgun sequence DNA encodes these proteins:
- the LOC118267743 gene encoding spectrin beta chain isoform X3 codes for MTSTEGYELIKKGVDIEVPGLDAYYDKVVIELRDERESVQKKTFQKWVNSHLVRVGCRISDLYVDMRDGKQLIKLLEVLSGERLPRPTKGKMRIHCLENVDKALQFLREQRVHLENMGSHDIVDGNPRLSLGLIWTIILRFQIQDITIEETDNKETKSAKDALLLWCQMKTAGYNNVNVRNFTTSWRDGLAFNAIIHKHRPDLIQFDKLHRSNPMHNLNNAFNVAEEKLGLTKLLDAEDIAVDHPDEKSIITYVVTYYHYFSKMKQETVQGKRIGKVVGIAMENDKMMQEYESLTSDLLQWIERTIEALGDRTFANSLEGVRQQLIQFANYRTVEKPPKFVEKGNLEVLLFTLQSRMRAANQKPYTPREGKMIHDINRAWERLEKSEHERELALREELIRQEKLEQLAARFNRKAQMRETWLSENQRLVSQDNFGFDLAAVEAAAKKHEAIETDIFAYEERVQAVVAVCSELQAERYHDMERVCARRDNVLRLWAYLLELLRARRARLELSLQLQQNFQEMLYILDSMEEIKMRLLTDDYGKHLMGVEDLLQKHALVEADINVLGERVKVVVGQSQRFLEQEEGGYRPCDPAITVERIQQLENAYAELVHLAVERRKRLEDSRKLWQFYWDMADEENWIKEKEQIVSVDDIGHDLTTVYLLISKHKALEADVQAHEPQLMSVAAVGDELISQGHFGADRIQDRLRDILSQWNHLLDLVSLRKNRLDAAVRYHQLFADADDIDNWMLDTLRLVSSEDTGVDEAQVQSLLKKHKDVTDELKNYANVIQQLKQQAGTLSPVDATSAEVVSRLGAVDARHGELAELARLRKQRLLDALSLFKLLAEADAADQWIAEKDRMLDTMLPPKDIDDVEIMKHRYDGFDKEMNANASRVAVVNQLARQLIHVEHPQAARIQDRQAALNSAWSALREKAEGKKDELKSAQGVQTFHIECRETVSWIEDKKRILQQTDNLEMDLNGVMTLQRRLSGMERDLAAIQARISSLESEANAIEGDHPEEAQLIRDRVTMITENWEQLTQMLKERDAKLEEAGDLHRFLRSVDHFQAWLTKTQTDVASEDTPSNLAEAEKLLSQHQTIKEEIDNYKDEYAKMMEYGEKITAEPSTQDDPQYMFLRERLKALREGWAELQQMWENRQQLLAQSLELQLLQRDARQAEVLLAHQEHRLGKTEPPTNLEQAENMIKEHEAFLTTMEANDDKINSVVQFANRLVEERHFDADKIQRKAENIDARRNANREKALQQMEKLQDQLQLHQFLQDCDELGEWVQEKNVTAQDDTYRSAKTIHSKWTRHQAFEAEIAANKERLFAVQNAAEELMKQKPEFVEIISPKMSELQDQFENLQTTTKEKGERLFDANREVLLHQTCDDIDSWMNELEKQIENTDTGTDLASVNILMQKQQMIETQMAVKAKQVTELETQAEYLQKTVPDKMDEIKEKKKSVEQRFEQLKAPLLDRQRQLAKKKEAFQFRRDVEDEKLWVHEKMPQATTTDYGNSLFIVQMLQKKNQSLKTETDNHEPRILTVISNGQKLIDEGHEDTPEFKQLIEELTARWRELKDAIEERKNKLSQWEKAQQYLFDANEAEAWMSEQELYMMVEDRGKDEISAQNLMKKHEILEQAVDDYAHTIRQLGETVRHLTADEHPLSEQISVKQSQVDKLYAGLKDLAGERRAKLDEALRLFQLSREVDDLEQWITERELVASSQELGQDYDHVTLLWERFKEFARETQAVGSERVATAERIADQMIAMGHSDNATIAQWKEGLKETWQDLLELIETRTQMLAASRELHKYFHDCKDTLQRVNEKARGVSDELGRDAISVGALQRKHHNFMQDLSTLHQQVEAIRAECGRLGAMYAGEKAAEITRREAEVREAWAALSAACAARTTKLEDADHLYRFLNQVRTLTLWMDDVVRQMNTGEKPRDVSGVELLMNNHQSLKAEIDTREDNFSACISLGRELLARQHYASADIKEKLLQLTNQRNALLRRWEERWENLQLILEVYQFARDAAVAEAWLIAQEPYLMSQELGHTIDEVESLIKKHEAFEKSAAAQEDRFSALQRLTTLEQRESAMWPSAQPWDKCDESDFTYQPPPATKSHPPLTITINKNERPVSQVVEEIITDSNKFNIPEKIKARTLNINYANNQKKNDSYLWSPNNKNNSLSTISETSSAPNSPLMSPMSPEIYSSVFFEFPDQTEKANEYLACIDLILWERLSYLNVYPNVSLLRHKSNSSSKSSLKRFIRKWSKKAKAENDVKGEVAVLSLPGLTSSSKAINDLGKEVKSIPLSSSLLLLAQTRNLLCPDGAWYYNYLDSFEVKEKKRRQEAAEAAEREKREREAAEAAAAAAAAQDAVDRAQTPEQQPQELGEPSPATPPATPATPATPVAVALTETDSPPRPSTSKQTPAKPARLSTPGTSSTPATPSSSGKVKSRSRSKSPFRSFRWRTAKKLLAGSHHSDDEEGASPASEDEGVEGTLVRKHEWESAAKRASNRSWDKVYVVAKDGRMAFYKDQKAYKASPDAHWRGEAPLDLNGAVVEVAANYTKKKHVFRLRLSSGAEFLLQAHDEAEMSWWLESLRARAAAPAPRSHTLPAPHNAEPKRRSFFTLKKKSVTLLSQLYAP; via the exons CCACGCCCAACAAAAGGCAAGATGCGTATCCACTGCTTGGAGAATGTGGATAAAGCGTTGCAGTTCTTGCGCGAACAACGAGTGCATTTGGAGAATATGGGATCCCACGACATCGTTGACGGAAACCCGAGGCTCAGTCTCGGTCTCATTTGGACCATCATTTTGCGCTTCCAG ATCCAAGACATCACAATCGAAGAAACAGACAACAAGGAGACAAAATCAGCCAAGGATGCTTTACTTCTCTGGTGTCAAATGAAGACAGCTGGTTACAACAACGTGAATGTCCGAAACTTCACGACTTCATGGCGTGATGGGCTCGCGTTCAACGCGATCATACACAAGCACAGGCCCGACCTCATTCAGTTCGACAAACTGCACAGAAGCAATCCCATGCACAACTTGAACAATGCTTTCAATGTCGCTGAGGAGAAACTTGGACTCACCAAGCTGTTGGATGCTGAAG ATATCGCCGTCGACCACCCCGACGAGAAGTCAATCATCACATACGTGGTGACGTACTACCACTACTTCAGTAAGATGAAGCAGGAGACGGTGCAGGGCAAGAGGATCGGCAAGGTCGTCGGCATCGCCATGGAGAACGACAAGATGATGCAGGAGTACGAGTCGCTTACCAG CGATCTCCTGCAATGGATCGAGCGTACTATCGAAGCGCTCGGTGACCGAACGTTCGCGAACTCATTGGAGGGTGTGCGCCAGCAACTCATACAGTTCGCTAACTACCGCACTGTGGAGAAACCACCTAA GTTCGTGGAGAAGGGTAACCTGGAAGTCCTCCTATTCACCCTGCAGTCACGCATGCGCGCCGCCAACCAGAAGCCGTACACTCCTCGCGAGGGCAAGATGATCCACGACATCAACCGCGCCTGGGAGAGGCTCGAGAAGTCCGAACACGAGAGGGAACTCGCACTCCGAGAGGAACTCATCAGGCAGGAGAAACTTGAACAACTTGCTGCCAG ATTCAACCGCAAGGCTCAGATGCGTGAGACGTGGTTGTCTGAGAACCAGCGCCTGGTGAGCCAGGACAACTTCGGCTTCGACCTGGCCGCAGTGGAGGCGGCCGCTAAGAAGCACGAGGCCATCGAAACTGATATCTTCGCGTATGAAGAACGCGTGCAGGCTGTTGTTGCCGTCTGTTCTGAGTTGCAGGCTGAGAG ATACCACGACATGGAGCGTGTATGCGCGCGACGTGACAACGTGCTTCGTTTGTGGGCGTACCTGTTGGAGCTACTGCGGGCCCGGCGAGCGCGCCTCGAACTCAGTCTGCAGCTGCAACAGAACTTCCAG GAGATGCTATACATCCTGGACTCCATGGAGGAGATCAAGATGCGTCTGCTGACGGACGACTACGGCAAGCATCTCATGGGCGTCGAGGATCTACTGCAGAAACACGCGCTTGTAGAGGCTGATATCAATGTACTGGGAGAGAGGGTCAAG GTGGTAGTAGGCCAATCCCAGCGGTTCCTGGAGCAAGAGGAAGGTGGTTACAGGCCATGCGACCCCGCCATCACAGTGGAGCGCATTCAGCAACTCGAGAACGCTTACGCTGAACTTGTACACCTCGCCGTGGAACGCAG AAAGCGCCTGGAGGACAGCCGCAAGTTGTGGCAGTTCTACTGGGACATGGCGGACGAAGAGAACTGGATCAAGGAGAAGGAGCAGATCGTCTCCGTCGATGACATCGGTCATGATCTTACTACCG TGTACCTCCTGATCTCCAAACACAAGGCGTTGGAGGCGGACGTGCAGGCTCACGAGCCACAACTGATGAGTGTCGCCGCAGTCGGAGATGAACTCATCTCGCAAGGACACTTCGGAGCTGACAGGATACAG GATCGTCTCCGTGACATCCTGTCCCAATGGAACCACCTATTGGACCTGGTCTCCCTGCGTAAGAACCGCCTTGACGCGGCCGTGCGCTACCATCAACTCTTCGCTGATGCTGATGATATCGACAACTGGATGTTGGATACACTCAG GTTGGTGTCATCCGAAGATACCGGTGTTGATGAGGCTCAAGTACAGAGCTTGCTGAAGAAACACAAGGATGTTACCGACGAACTCAAGAACTACGCCAATGTTATCCAGCAGCTCAAACAACAG GCGGGCACGCTGTCCCCGGTGGACGCGACGAGCGCGGAGGTGGTGTCCCGTCTGGGCGCGGTGGACGCGCGGCACGGCGAGCTGGCGGAGCTGGCGCGGCTGCGCAAGCAGCGCCTGCTGGACGCGCTCAGCCTCTTCAAGCTGCTGGCCGAGGCCGACGCCGCCGACCAGTGGATCGCAGAGAAGGACCGCATGCTCGACACCATGCTGCCGCCCAAGGACATCGACGACGTCGAGATCATGAAGCACAG ATACGACGGTTTCGACAAGGAGATGAACGCCAACGCGTCCCGCGTGGCCGTGGTGAACCAACTGGCGCGGCAACTCATCCACGTGGAGCACCCGCAGGCCGCGCGCATACAGGACCGACAGGCCGCGCTCAACTCCGCATGGAGCGCGCTACGGGAGAAG GCGGAAGGCAAGAAGGACGAGCTGAAGTCCGCGCAGGGCGTGCAGACGTTCCACATCGAGTGCCGCGAGACTGTGTCCTGGATCGAGGACAAGAAGAGGATCCTGCAGCAGACCGACAACTTGGAGATGGATCTCAACG GTGTGATGACCCTCCAGCGTCGCCTGTCCGGTATGGAGCGCGACCTGGCCGCCATCCAGGCTCGCATCTCGTCCTTGGAGAGCGAGGCCAACGCCATCGAGGGAGACCATCCAGAGGAGGCACAGCTCATTCGCGACCGTGTCACCATGATCACGGAGAACTGGGAACAACTCACGCAGATG CTCAAAGAGCGCGACGCGAAGTTGGAGGAGGCTGGCGACTTGCACCGCTTCCTTCGCTCCGTGGATCACTTCCAGGCTTGGCTCACCAAGACACAGACCGATGTCGCTTCCGAGG ATACGCCATCGAACCTGGCGGAGGCGGAGAAGCTGTTGTCTCAGCACCAGACCATCAAGGAGGAGATCGACAACTACAAGGACGAGTACGCCAAGATGATGGAGTACGGAGAGAAGATCACTGCC GAGCCGTCCACCCAAGACGACCCGCAGTACATGTTCCTGCGCGAGCGGCTGAAGGCGCTGCGCGAGGGCTGGGCCGAGCTGCAGCAGATGTGGGAGAACAGGCAACAACTGCTCGCGCAGAGCCTCGAGCTGCAGCTGCTGCAGCGGGACGCCAGGCAGGCTGAGGTGCTACTGGCGCACCAGGAACACAG GTTAGGCAAGACCGAGCCACCAACCAACCTGGAGCAGGCCGAGAACATGATCAAGGAGCACGAGGCTTTCCTCACCACCATGGAGGCCAACGACGACAAGATCAACTCCGTCGTACAGTTCGCCAACCGCCTCGTCGAAGAGAGACACTTCGACGCCGACAAGATCCAGCGCAAGGCTGAGAACATCGACGCCAGGCGCAATGCCAACCGGGAGAAGGCACTCCAGCAGATGGAGAAACTCCAGGACCAGCTACAGCTGCACCAGTTCCTGCAGGACTGCGACGAGCTCGGAGAGTGGGTGCAGGAGAAGAATGTCACCGCTCAGGACGACACGTACCGCTCGGCCAAGACCATCCACTCCAAGTGGACCCGCCATCAAGCTTTCGAAGCAGAGATCGCGGCTAACAAGGAACGCCTGTTCGCAGTACAGAATGCTGCTGAAGAGCTCATGAAGCAGAAACCCGAATTTGTCGAAATCATCTCCCCGAAAATGTCCGAACTGCAAGATCAGTTTGAGAACCTGCAAACCACTACTAAGGAGAAGGGAGAACGCCTATTTGACGCCAACCGCGAAGTTTTGCTGCACCAGACTTGCGACGACATCGACTCATGGATGAACGAACTCGAGAAACAAATCGAGAACACCGACACCGGCACTGATCTGGCATCTGTGAACATTCTCATGCAGAAGCAACAGATGATCGAGACACAGATGGCCGTTAAAGCCAAGCAAGTCACCGAACTGGAGACTCAGGCTGAATATTTGCAGAAGACCGTCCCGGACAAGATGGACGAGATCAAGGAGAAGAAGAAGTCGGTGGAGCAGCGGTTCGAGCAGTTGAAGGCGCCATTGTTGGACCGCCAGCGTCAGCTGGCCAAGAAGAAGGAAGCCTTCCAGTTCCGTCGCGACGTCGAGGATGAGAAGCTCTGGGTGCACGAGAAGATGCCACAGGCCACCACTACGGACTACGGCAACTCTCTGTTCATCGTGCAGATGTTGCAGAAGAAGAACCAGTCGCTCAAGACTGAGACTGACAACCACGAGCCGAGGATCCTGACTGTAATCTCTAACGGACAGAAGCTGATTGATGAGGGACACGAGGATACGCCCGAGTTCAAGCAGCTTATTGAAGAACTTACCGCGAGGTGGCGAGAACTGAAGG ATGCCATCGAAGAACGCAAGAACAAACTGTCCCAATGGGAGAAGGCACAACAATACCTATTCGACGCGAATGAAGCAGAAGCATGGATGAGCGAACAGGAGCTGTACATGATGGTGGAAGACCGCGGCAAGGACGAGATCTCCGCGCAGAACTTGATGAAGAAGCATGAGATACTGGAACAGGCCGTCGATGACTACGCGCATACCATCAGGCAGCTTGGAGAGACTGTACGACACCTCACTGCTGATGAACATCCGCTCAG TGAGCAGATCTCAGTGAAGCAGTCTCAAGTAGACAAGCTGTATGCGGGTCTGAAGGACCTGGCAGGCGAGAGACGTGCCAAGTTGGACGAGGCGCTCCGCCTCTTCCAGCTGTCCAGGGAGGTTGATGACCTCGAGCAATGGATCACCGAGCGAGAACTTGTGGCTAGCTCGCAAGAACTTGGACAGGACTACGACCATGTTACC TTATTATGGGAGCGTTTCAAGGAGTTCGCCCGCGAGACCCAGGCGGTTGGGTCGGAGCGCGTGGCCACCGCGGAACGTATCGCCGACCAGATGATCGCCATGGGACACTCCGACAACGCCACCATCGCGCAGTGGAAGGAGGGACTCAAGGAGACCTGGCAGGACCTGCTCGAGCTTATTGAGACTAGGACACAG ATGTTGGCAGCGTCTCGCGAGCTGCACAAGTACTTCCACGACTGCAAGGACACGCTGCAGCGCGTGAACGAGAAGGCGCGCGGCGTCAGCGACGAGCTGGGCCGGGACGCCATCAGCGTCGGCGCGCTGCAGCGGAAGCACCACAACTTCATGCAGGACCTCAGCACTCTGCACCAACAG GTGGAGGCGATCCGCGCGGAGTGCGGTCGTCTGGGCGCGATGTACGCGGGCGAGAAGGCGGCGGAGATCACGCGGCGCGAGGCGGAGGTGCGCGAGGCGTGGGCCGCGCTGTCGGCGGCCTGCGCGGCCCGGACCACCAAGCTGGAGGACGCCGACCACCTCTACCGGTTCCTCAACCAGGTGCGCACGCTCACGCTCTGGATGGACGACGTCGTACGGCAGATGAACACCGGGGAGAAACCGCG TGACGTCAGCGGCGTAGAACTCCTAATGAACAACCACCAATCTCTGAAGGCGGAGATTGACACGCGCGAGGATAATTTCTCAGCTTGCATCTCATTGGGTCGCGAGCTATTAGCGCGGCAACACTACGCGTCCGCCGACATTAAGGAGAAGCTGCTGCAACTGACCAACCAACGGAACGCCTTGTTACGCCGCTGGGAGGAACGCTGGGAGAACCTTCAACTCA TCCTGGAGGTATACCAGTTCGCCCGCGACGCTGCAGTGGCGGAGGCCTGGCTCATAGCACAGGAGCCTTACCTAATGTCACAAGAACTTGGTCACACCATTGACGAAGTAGAATCTCTCATCAAGAAACACGAGGCCTTCGAGAAGTCCGCCGCAGCACAGGAGGACCGCTTCTCAGCTCTACAGAGGCTCACTACC CTTGAACAGCGTGAGTCTGCAATGTGGCCTAGTGCACAACCTTGGGATAAATGTGACGAATCAGACTTTACCTACCAACCCCCACCCGCAACCAAATCTCACCCACCTCTCACTATAACCATTAACAAAAACGAACGACCCGTCAGCCAAGTAGTCGAAGAAATTATAACAGATAGCAACAAGTTTAACATACCAGAGAAAATTAAGGCTAGAACACTAAATATTAACTACGCGAATAACCAAAAGAAGAACGATTCCTACCTATGGTCCccgaataataaaaacaatagtttatcAACAATATCGGAGACCAGTTCCGCGCCAAACTCGCCCTTAATGTCTCCAATGTCACCTGAGATATACAGCTCAGTTTTCTTTGAGTTCCCCGATCAGACAGAGAAAGCGAATGAGTACCTGGCCTGTATAGACTTGATACTCTGGGAGCGGTTGTCGTATCTAAATGTTTACCCGAACGTATCATTACTAAGGCATAAAAGCAATAGTTCGTCAAAATCTAGTTTGAAGCGGTTTATTAGGAAATGGTCTAAGAAAGCGAAGGCAGAGAATGACGTTAAGGGTGAAGTTGCAGTGCTTTCGCTGCCTGGTCTGACGAGTAGTTCGAAAGCTATTAATGATCTTGGGAAAGAAGTAAAGAGTATACCCTTAAGTTCCTCCCTCCTCCTGTTGGCCCAAACCCGTAACCTGTTGTGTCCCGACGGTGCATGGTACTATAACTATTTGGACAGT TTCGAAGTGAAAGAGAAGAAGCGAAGACAGGAGGCTGCAGAAGCCGCGGAGAGGGAGAAGCGAGAGCGCGAGGCTGCCGAGGCtgcggccgccgccgccgccgcgcaggACGCCGTGGACAGGGCGCAGACCCCCGAGCAACAACCACAAG AGTTGGGCGAGCCGTCCCCCGCCACTCCCCCCGCGACCCCCGCGACCCCTGCGACCCCCGTGGCGGTCGCCCTCACCGAGACCGACTCCCCGCCCCGACCCTCGACCTCCAAGCAGACGCCCGCCAAACCTGCTCGCCTCTCCA CTCCCGGGACGAGTTCGACGCCAGCCACGCCGTCTAGTTCCGGTAAGGTGAAGTCGCGGTCGCGAAGCAAGTCGCCCTTCAGGAGTTTCCGATGGCGCACGGCGAAGAAACTGCTCGCCGGATCTCATCATAGCGACGATGAAG AGGGCGCTAGTCCCGCGAGTGAGGACGAGGGCGTAGAGGGAACATTGGTGCGCAAACACGAGTGGGAGTCCGCCGCCAAACGAGCTTCCAACAG ATCATGGGACAAAGTGTACGTGGTGGCAAAGGACGGCCGCATGGCGTTCTACAAGGACCAGAAGGCGTACAAGGCGTCACCTGACGCGCACTGGCGCGGCGAGGCACCTCTCGACCTCAACGGCGCCGTCGTAGAGGTCGCCGCCAACTACACTAAGAAGAAGCATGTGTTCCGTCTTAG ACTGAGCAGCGGCGCGGAGTTCCTGCTGCAGGCGCACGACGAGGCGGAGATGTCGTGGTGGCTGGAGTCGCTgcgcgcgcgcgccgcggcGCCGGCGCCCCGCTCGCACACGCTGCCCGCGCCGCACAACGCCGAGCCCAAGCGGCGCTCCTTCTTCACGCTCAAGAAAAAGTCAGTCACTCTCCTCTCCCAACTATACGCACCCTAA